In the Pecten maximus chromosome 5, xPecMax1.1, whole genome shotgun sequence genome, AGAAAAATCACGCTCCTCATAGAGTTGTAGATGTTTGGTGATATTAGTGGCTGATGTCAGTCTGTTGTGGTTCCTTAtggtttattaaaaaaaatgtccagACAAAGTATTGTTCTCCTTCTCGGAAAACTTCGATATCAATCATGATGATCGTGACATCAGGAACATGTCCTAGTTAACCGATGCGATAAAAATAGGAAATGTTGCAACATTctataaataaagaaaatgcTGTCTCATCGGACATGAATAGAAAATAAACCCACGACATCATTCTATAGATGGTACACACGTAATTTTCCGCTTACTTTTGGTTGTGATTTAGCAGCGGTGGTGAGACTACACTCGTGTAAACAGATATCGTTAAGAATAGCACTGTCTAGAAGCTCTGACGGATACAAGTTAAGTGAGGAACCGACTCCGTAGTGGTAAACTCTGAGGATAGGTCCAGAATTCACCTTGTGGAACAAAGGCTATCAGTACGCAGCAAGTTCGCTGACCAGACTGTATAATtagtttcattaaaacattactaTTTTATAGAATTTATATAATCTGAATATTAACCATGGCTTCAACAACAAATACAACCCAACAAGTTTGGTGAGGATGGGGCCTGAAGCTCGTTCAATTATTGTATACGAGATGTGGGCAAAATTGATATCCCCCAAGGTAAGTTGTAATTTCAAGTAATACATGCGAGATCTAAGGAGCAGTGTTCTGTTTGTTACACTCTATCAGCATATTGTATGGTTAAGATCATTAATGTTTGAGAAAACGAACAATATAATAGAAGTTATGATTAAGGTGAATTATTGAATAGTGGTTATATATTACGTTTTCTCCCGTTATATTCGTGTTTCAACTAAAACCCCTGAATTATAAACACTAGTGAAATATTATGTTGACGTTATGGAAATGTGTCATAGTTACGTATATTTGCTGAGTGAAAAATATAATGCAATCATATAATTTTAAAGTACACGTTAATCATATGAGAAATAACATTTGTGATGTGATGAGGTAAGATAATCACTTTGCTGAGTTATGTAATGGTGATACAGCTCTTAAAGTTCGTGGTCGGAATAGTATTATCGGCTACTTCCGGTCACCTAGTACTTCCCATCAGAAAACGAACTTTGAGAgctgtatcagtataaacatccaCTTCTGAATTTTGTAAATGGAATACTAGTACCACTTTTGATTAATTACGTCAACAGTATTTTCTTTCTCTCTCTTTAAATTCAAATGATTTCAACACCAATTTGAATGTCTCTTGTTTCGTTGATCAGCGTCATAGATTTTCCTTGATTTCCACTGTTGATGTAGAGGTAATTCTCTATAGATGTTCTCCCGTCTTCAGCTTGGACACCATTACATAACTCAGTGATTAGCTTACATGACCTTGATGCGTTCAGTTccttacaaaatatcaaattataaaaaattctgATTTCCCAACATTGTATCATTATCAAGTGACATATACTCTGAACTATCATCACGTGTTAGATCAGTTTGGTAAGCATCTACCTAgttgattgatatgttttgAGCCTCCTATTGAAGGAAGTATTCGAGGATGTTCTTTATAAGTCCTTCTTATTATCTGACTAtgtagggccgtgtacccaaggattGATCTCATTTGGTTACattatatcgacgaggtagcactctaaagtagACAAGACAAAATGGACAACATCGGTTAGAGTTAGGGTGAGTCTGTTATTGCCATGACTGCCATCCAAGACTGttgctttaaattgattgagcatcagCCTTATTCACCTGACCTCGCTCAATCAGACTGAAAACAGCTACTTCAGGCATCCTAActttaaccctaaccctaacgcTAATATGCAGCGCTTGCAAAAGTGTATAAATACTAAAGGGCAGTAAgctgaaaaataatacaatatgtccggcaaaattcaaatccttcaatatgaggcagtctttgccttctttggcggggaaGAGTCAgtgtgcttccattgtttcgattgttgtttgtcCTTTGGgataaaatgatggacccatgtaTCATCCGTAGTGACAAATCTCTAAGAAAGTTGccaggatcttcctcaaaaaggttaagataaGCACGCGATACTGTGCGCCTGATGTGCtactgatcaactgtcagaagtcatGGTACCAATCGGGCCGAAAgttttctcattgcaagatcctcgcTCAAAATGGAATGTgctctttcctgtgaaatgccaactctactggctatatatctttatgtgactcgtctgtcagtcataacaatgtcatgaactttattgaccatttctggggttgcaacattgaaaGGCCTTCCCCATGTTGCTACCATATCTTAGTgaatatccttaggtgttaaaccttttttaatgcaaatattggatAACTGCTTTTCACCAATGTTACCTCGTCAATAttaactaaccaaatgagaccagtccttgagtacacggccctatacagtcagagaatagtaggacttaaaaagaacatcattgagtacctccttcGATACGaggatcacaacatatcaatcatccctcgtatcTGGTGGTTGTACTACAAACTCCTGTTTCCTAATTTGAAGGGTGGAAGTACCTGTATCTCCCATTCCCTACAATGTCTCATAACATGTCATACATGtcaattttaccaacatattgTCTATAGGAAGTTCCTTTTTTATATGCCCTATTTTCTGACATTCCCAACACTTAACACTTGACAAACTTTTCcatttgtttatgtatattagAGTATGTTTTGGCATCTCACTTTCTTAATTTGAAACGCAGTAAAAGAGCTTGTTCTGGTACTGTACAATCATAGACGGAAATGTTTTTTGATATCTTCATGTTATCGCCCATCAAAAAACATCCCTGTTAATTGACTCTCTATAGCTGTCTGTCTGTTTTGTCCCTCAAAAACCTGTTCTGTTTCTCCCAGAAGTCTTTCTGAGTAAGCCAGCACGTTTTCGTCTGAGTTTTTCCTAACATTAGTCAATGATAACTAAGCAGAAGTGGGGTCAGTTTTCACATCAAATCGAGATTTTGATTCCCTTTTTAGTAAGTCCCATTTAGTAGATTGATTGACGTTTAGATATCTGGATAAAGTCACTAATGACACTGTACAAGTTTGAGGTGCTACCAAGTTTACCTTGTCTTTTGATTAACAGAATCAGTAAATAATTTTTTATGACATACCCACTAATGTAAGATCCTCAATTTTAACTATTAATGTGTTTAGCTAAGTTTATGAGTTGACTAACGTGGAACTAATGTATGGAGAAACAAATGCTAAGTAATAAGCGAAATGATATTGAACCAACAGTATTTTAATGAAAGTAATAATTCAAGTGATTTGATTTTGAACAATCGGTGTGGGGGGACTGATAGCAGTTTAAGAACTGTAGAATTAATAGTAAATAGTTGTTTTTTCCCCCGATTTTTGAACAATTTTACCTTGCGCAAAAATATAGTTAAGTATGATGGGATAACTGCATTGAAAATGTGATGGAGCAATCTCCAACCCTCGACAATACCTCGGACAACCAAGAACAGCATCCCTTCGGGTTGGAAGTTCTCTGTTACACCTTCAAGGTAGGGGAAAATTATATTAACTTTCGGGTTGGATTTTCTCTGTGACACCTATAATGTAGGGGAGATTATAATAGTCATTTGCATGCTTCTATTCTTTTGTACATATAACgcattttttaatgtttgttcCAGATGTGTTACCGACATAAACAGGTCAACTCCAAGCTACGATTTTTATCCACCAGTATACGGAAAGGAAGAAAGAAGCGGATTATCAGATTACCATAACAGGAGAACTGTCTGATGATACTAATATAGTCGCGTGGTAACATTTATATTCCTGCTTTGGATAATGCTGTCAGTTCGTGCTTAGATCTTTACAGTATCTTTGTTTTTTAACTGTTTGtattttttgctttattttcgTGTTATCTCTCATAGATGAACATATAAACGACTTAATATATCATTGTCGTCACTTCTATCATAGGTATACGCTGTCTGGTGTACGTATTAACCTATATATAACTAAGGTATCGACTTAGTCATGGTATAACTCACACATCTTAGTTTAAGATAACTCACACATCTAATTGTTAGATATAACTCACACATCTTAGTGTAAGATATAACTCACACATCTTAGTGTAAGATATAACTCACACATCTAAGTGTAAGATAGAACTCACACATATTTGTGTAAGATAGAACTCACACATCTTTGTGTAAGATATAATTCACACAACTTAGTGTAAGATAGAACTCACACATCTTTGTGTAAGATATAATTCACACAACTTAGTGTAAGATATAACTCACACATCTTAGTGTAGGATATAACTCACACATCTTAGTGTAAGCCTCTACAGTAGATCTCGCTTCCATATTAACATCATAATTATAACTCACAAATCTAAGTGTATCTACAGAAGAAATCGGTGCCCAACACATCGTCGAGTAAGTAATTATGTGGCAGGAGATTCAAAACCAATCATCACATATTCGGAAGGAAATTCATGCACATGGAGTGGGCACGCCTGAGGACGTTCTCGTATTTCCCATTCACAATGGATGTAAGTGCCATTCGATTGGCTCGTGCAGGATTCTTTCTGAGCGGAAGCAATTGTGTCACATGTTATTCGTGTGAGGTCATGCGTTCCACCTGGGACGATAACGAAGACCCTGACATTTTTCATCAGAGGGTATCACCAGCTTGTAGTAGCGTGACGGGACTGGAAAATACAAACATTCCAATTTATCGACTTCCGGAAGTAACAGCGCCGGAAGTTAAGGAAGCACCAGAAGGAAGCAGAGATAGGAATGCATCATCTGATGGTCCTCAGGAGACGACCAAAGGTAACGACGTCTCACGGACAAACGGTAAACAGTCACTAGGGGATAGAAATCAGTCTAGTGATTCCGGCGATATACCAAGGAGAGCTGACCAAGTAGCGTCACGGACCGATGATGTATTGAGGGAGACTAACCACACAGCGTCACGGACCGGTGATGTAGTGAGGGAGACTAACCACACAGCGTCACGGACTGATGATGTAGTGAGGGAGTCTAACCACACAGCGTCACGGACCGATGATGTAGTGAGGGAGACTAACCACACAGCGTCACGGACCGATGATGTAGTGAGGGAGACTAACCACACAGCGTCACGGACCGATGATGTAGTGAGGGAGACTAACCACACAGCGTCACGGACCGATGATGTAGTGAGGGAGACTAACCACACAGCGTCGCGGACCAATGGATTGAATGAAGCCACAAATGGACTCGAAATGGGAAAGCAAAAACACAAACCATCTGAATTTAGACCGGAGTATAAAAACGATGTTTCTGACAAGAAAGCGTTAGCGACAGCGGACACAGGGAACCTTTCCAGACCGAAGTACCCGGCTTATGCTGTGTTAAGGGTGCGCGAGGCTTCATACGACACGTGGCCCAAACATCTCTCCCAAACCAAAGAGGAGATGGCGGAAGCTGGCTTTGTCTTCAGCGGACATGCCGACTACACTCGCTGTTTCTTTTGTGGAGGTGGACTCAGGAACTGGATGCCGGGGGACGACGCATGGATAGAGCATGCGCGGTGGTTCCCTAGGTGCACGTATTTACTTCAGAGCAAGGGAGCTGACTATGTTCGAAGCATACAAGGGTCTTATCCAGCTTCGGTAGGTATTTGAAAGTAGTAAACACACAATAAATAAAAGgcattttcataaaatatatttaaaaataagtgagttatgattttttttctatttttaactGTTCTGGAGAATTTTCAAGgcatcggggggggggggggggggggggggggtgctcCATATGTTTCCTTTCTGTCCGtcttgtacatatatgtacgtAACGTCAAAGTTTGTTTATCCCTTGTGCTTCTTTCATTGAGGGATTTTTCAAACCCCGCACAATGATAAAGAGCCAtaatatcttggacaagttcgagtttcagggttttgggGTTAAGGTCAtagttactacattgtattttagtGGGGCTGGTAGGGAACGTCAAAATGCttgtttcattttcaatgtttattcaatatttcattctgtcATCAGTTGCTTTAGCGATGTTGCAGTTGATTTGCAGGTGTATGTAAAACGGAATCTAAGTCTGCATTAATTCGGTTCATTTTACTGTGTTTGTAGGCAGATAAGTGCGGTAGTGATGCACGTGCAGTAACAGACGAACCAAAATCTCGGGTACCTACTGACATGTGGACGTACGCAGCTGTCCAGAGTCTGTTGGACATGGGCTATGACAGAGCAATAATAGAACGTGCTACCTGTAACGTCGTCAACAACAGAAGTGAGTATGGCTTTGGATCATACACAATACCTCTCCTACAAAATAAGATAGGAATTCGGTAATAGCTAATCAAAAGGAGAACTCAAGAAAGCTAAAATGTCACTTATAATGTAGCTAATGTGACGTTAAAGTGGTATCATACAAGTTAGATGTACTGATTATAGTTGTCTCATCAGGTATACAAGATGTTGAAGCAGTTGAGCTACTGGACGAGGTGTTCCGAATACAGGACGCTGTTGATAGTGACTACGTATCCGATCCAACGTCATTCCCGAATGACCGCCAACCTGTTACCAGGGATACGTCATATCATTCCGAGGACGCAGGTTAGGTCATTTCCGTAAAACCttcatatttataaaatgaacattaattCAGGTATGAAATAGTTCTGAACACGTTTTTGCAGATGACCTGAATATCCATCACTTCTGTTTTTCGCCAAACTCCAGCTGAGAGTTCTGCTATCATGACTCCAGAGTGAAACTTGCGAATACAAGCAGTTTTCTGTTTCTTTAGTTCGCTGAAAATCTCCTCAACTACAGCAGCAAACctagaaacatatatcaatttGAGGATGAACTCGGTATATCATGTGGTATACATTTACAAGACAGGAAataattattatgattataaatcttAACAGGACAGAAAATAACGATTATAAATCTTAACAGGACAGAAAATAACGATTATAAATCTTAACAAGACAGAAAATACTGAACATTATTATAGATCTAAAGCTAATGATAATTAATCTTAATCTTAAAGATGACAACAAGGATTATCAATTTGGGTTCACACCTGTTTTCAGCAGATACATTAGACAACGCGagttaattttatatcaaatattctaAACCCAAATACTGTTTCGATATTGCTCAAAAATCTATTTGTATCCTTTTTTAGAAACTCGCCTCCTTATGCAGGAGAACCAGGAAATGAGGGACATGTCTATGTGTAAGGTATGCAGTGACACGGAGGTGGCTATCGTCTTCCTTCCCTGTGGTCATTTCGTCTGCTGCTCAGAATGCGCTCCGGCCATGATGAAATGTCCTGCCTGTAAAGTGATCATTCAAGCTTCCGTTAGAGCCTGGCTCGTGTAACACATATCAGGTGAAAGTCTGACTCGTTTAACACAACTCGCGTCAAAGTCTCGCACGTGTAACACTCCTCCCGTCAAATTCTGACTTATGTAATACAACTCGCGTCAAAGTCTGGCACGTGTAACACACTTCCCGTTAAGCTCTAGCTCGTGCAACTCACCTCGCTTCAAACTCTGACTCGTGTATCACAACTCCCGTCAAAATCTGACTCGTGTATCACACTTCCTGTCAAACTCTGACTCGTGTATCACAACTTCCGTCAAAATCTGACTCGTGTAACACACTTCCTGTCAAACTCTGACTCGTGTATCACACCTCCCGTCAAAGTCTGGTACGTGTATCACAACTCCCGTCAAACTCTGACTCGTGTATCACAACTCCCGTCAAACTCTGACTCGTGTAACACACCTCCCGTCAAACTCTGACTCGTGTATCACAACTCCCGTCAAACTCTGACTCGTGTATCACAACTCCCGTCAAACTCTGACTCGTGTATCACACCTCCCGTCAAACTCTGACTCGTGTATCACAACTCCCGTCAAACTCTGACTCGTGTATCACAACTCCCGTCAAACTCTGACTCGTGTAACACACCTCCCGTCAAACTCTGACTCGTGTAACACACCTCCCGTCAAACTCTGACTCGTGTAACACACCTCCCGTCAAATTCTGACTCGTGTTACACAACTCCCGTCAAACTCTGACTCGTGTAACACACCTCCCGTCAAACTCTGACTCGTGTTACACAACTCCCGTCAAACTCTGACTCGTGTAACACACCTCCCGTCAAAGTCTGGCACGTGTAACACACCTCCCGTCAAATTCTGACTTGTGTAATACAACTCGCGTCAAAGTCTGGCACGTGTAACACACCTCCCGTCAAACTCTGACTCGTGTATCACACCTCCCGTCAAACTCTGGCACGTGTAACACAACTCCCGTCAAAGTCTGGTACGTGTTACACAACTCCCGTCAAACTCTGACTCGTGTATCACACCTCCCGTCAAACTCTGGCACGTGTAACACAACTTCCGTCAAAGTCTGGTACGTGTAACACAACTTCCGTCAAACTCCAACTCGTGTATCACACCTCCCGTCAATCTCTGGCACATATCAGGTCAAACTCTAGCTCGTGCAACTCACCTCGCTTCAAGCTCTGGCTCGTGCAACACAACTCCCGTCAAACTCTGGCACGTGCAACACAACTGTCAAACTCTGATTCATGTGACACACCCTAATACGTAACGCTCACCATGACAATTTCGGCTCGTGTGATCAATGTGTATGAACTATTCTACCAATGTTCTCACTTAAAATCGCTACGtactacaaaatatataaacaaagggaCAATATGTCCATTGTTTCTTATTTAGTGATAACATTCCTGTCACCTGTCCACGAAATCTAAATATAGTTTTGTAAAGGTAGTTATTCTGGCTGCTTGATTCTAGAACTCGACTATTGTTTTAAGATCTTCTTATCTTTCTTAATTATGTCTGTCAGTTcttgttgttatattttaagTCGTTGCCCTCTAATGACATCATGGTAGGAAGTAAACGCATTgctctctctctgtctgtctctctctctctctgtctgtctctctgtctgtctctctgtctctgtctgtctctgtctctgtctctgtctctctctctctctctctctctctccatccACCATCAAAATAGGCCCCTTTTTTTATACTTGTTTCTTGGTTTTTTGATCGTCTATGGTGCTCTTCTGCTATCGCTATATGCCCTCTAGGCTCGTATATATCTTAGGCTTTGCAAATAAATTCTTTGACTACTTAATTTCTGCTTTTCTCTTTTGATAGTTATTTTTTCCTCATAGGTGTTTGCTGTCCtttctgtataattttataaccGGATTGTTGTTCACCAGAAGTAATTAAGCATATGAACTATACTATATATTAGAATCCCCAAAAATGTcgtattttataattattggcAATTCACCCTTATTTGATTCAAATCGTTGGCAAAAACTCCCATTCTCTGagttcgaaaaaaaaaaatatatatatatatatatatagttttgagGCCTCTCTGACTTATCACGTGGTTTCTCATTTTTTGCGGTGGCATCTCGTATCAATATTTGAATATACATAATCTGTGTGTGGCTAATTTGTTATCAATCACATTGAATTAATAAAGTATCTTATGACAAACAATCTTTCTTTTATGTTAACATTTTGACCATCGACATTCTAATACTATTAGAAATCGTAGTTCTTCAAAACTCCATCTGTTTCGAATGCAGAGTGAGGCGGTCTATGTAGGTATGTTACTATTTAGAAATGGAAGATAAACTATTGTTTATCATTGAGCTTAGTTTTAAACTCTATGTGTCCTTGATTTCAAGGTCATTAGCGAGGTGTCTAATGCCTGTCATGATTATATCTTCAACATTAGTTCTATGGTTCAGCATATGTGTTAATCATTTTGACATAGACCCCTTTCCGGATATTTCATGCAGTGCATCATGGGGCAGTTTGCGGTTTATACTTAGAGAGTATAACCATCGAGTAATTCAAACACCGTTAGATACACTTCACATGACACGATCCCAATGTCAGACCCCTGTGCAGTTTGATGCTGACAACGATTATAAACGACCAGAGAATTAAGATATCaattattgattattatatatttttgttacaaATAGATAGATTTCAGGTCTAAGATACAAAATGGTATAAAAGGTAAATTAACCCAAATAAcctacaatagactaaatatTGTCCTGGCAATGGGTTCTAACTTCCAAAACAGTTTAAATACTTTTCAGATGGGTTATAATGCCTCATATTCACGAACATATTGGTTCCAATGCCATAATTATACTTCATGAATGTCCAAAAGACGAATGGTTCCAGAGGTGGACTAAATTAATCAACAGAGTTGGGTTTGTTGTCACAATACATACTAGGATCTGTAGCAATCACTTTGTGTATGGACAGCCTAGGGAACAAGAGCTTCATCCAGTTTGAATCATGAAATGGATATGAACATAAACCCACACCAGCTGGGAAACTCCCCGTCCGTCGGGCTATATCAAAATGTCATGACAAACAGTCAGATATTGACCACAGAGTCGCCAGTCACTAAAACTACTGAtgattataaaaaataattaagtatCCTAAAAGAACAGGTCCAGATACAAAGATTAAGGATTGACGAATTGGAGAGACAGAATtctgggaaatcatttggtacTGACGCAATAGAACACTCAGATTACCAGGTGAAGACATACATAGGTAAACTACAAATACAGTTTAACAGTCTCAGAAGTTGATAGATTTTAATTCATCATGAATTGTTATGCTTGTCAGGTCAGAATTTCTCATTTAGTCAATATGTACCCAGGTCTCAACATCagtttatacaataaatatttagTTGACAGTTCATACAGTAAAGATATTAAACGTAAATcacatattattatataaatattcgttttattgaaaaataatatccAAGCTCATTTAACCAGTCTTTATACACACAGTTATTAAATATGCCAACCTTCACATAGGACAGTCTTATATCCTAGGACTCCCATCTTTTGACCTTTCTTCATGGCTGTTtgagaaaatacaaaaaatggcATCAACATGAAGTATTATGAAGGTGAACAATCTTTACACACCAAGATGTACCTGGAGTCCAACAAGAAGAAATCTGGACCCAAGAGGAAGCTGAGCATGTAGGATGAGGATGACCCTCATAAAGCTAAATAAATATGAGTCTTCAAGTTATACGAATTGGAGATGATAAGGTTCAACAGTACTCTAGTTGATTAAA is a window encoding:
- the LOC117328251 gene encoding baculoviral IAP repeat-containing protein 3-like isoform X1, giving the protein MHMEWARLRTFSYFPFTMDVSAIRLARAGFFLSGSNCVTCYSCEVMRSTWDDNEDPDIFHQRVSPACSSVTGLENTNIPIYRLPEVTAPEVKEAPEGSRDRNASSDGPQETTKGNDVSRTNGKQSLGDRNQSSDSGDIPRRADQVASRTDDVLRETNHTASRTGDVVRETNHTASRTDDVVRESNHTASRTDDVVRETNHTASRTDDVVRETNHTASRTDDVVRETNHTASRTDDVVRETNHTASRTNGLNEATNGLEMGKQKHKPSEFRPEYKNDVSDKKALATADTGNLSRPKYPAYAVLRVREASYDTWPKHLSQTKEEMAEAGFVFSGHADYTRCFFCGGGLRNWMPGDDAWIEHARWFPRCTYLLQSKGADYVRSIQGSYPASADKCGSDARAVTDEPKSRVPTDMWTYAAVQSLLDMGYDRAIIERATCNVVNNRIVSSGIQDVEAVELLDEVFRIQDAVDSDYVSDPTSFPNDRQPVTRDTSYHSEDAETRLLMQENQEMRDMSMCKVCSDTEVAIVFLPCGHFVCCSECAPAMMKCPACKVIIQASVRAWLV
- the LOC117328251 gene encoding baculoviral IAP repeat-containing protein 3-like isoform X2, producing MHMEWARLRTFSYFPFTMDVSAIRLARAGFFLSGSNCVTCYSCEVMRSTWDDNEDPDIFHQRVSPACSSVTGLENTNIPIYRLPEVTAPEVKEAPEGSRDRNASSDGPQETTKGNDVSRTNGKQSLGDRNQSSDSGDIPRRADQVASRTDDVLRETNHTASRTGDVVRETNHTASRTDDVVRESNHTASRTDDVVRETNHTASRTDDVVRETNHTASRTDDVVRETNHTASRTDDVVRETNHTASRTNGLNEATNGLEMGKQKHKPSEFRPEYKNDVSDKKALATADTGNLSRPKYPAYAVLRVREASYDTWPKHLSQTKEEMAEAGFVFSGHADYTRCFFCGGGLRNWMPGDDAWIEHARWFPRCTYLLQSKGADYVRSIQGSYPASADKCGSDARAVTDEPKSRVPTDMWTYAAVQSLLDMGYDRAIIERATCNVVNNRSIQDVEAVELLDEVFRIQDAVDSDYVSDPTSFPNDRQPVTRDTSYHSEDAETRLLMQENQEMRDMSMCKVCSDTEVAIVFLPCGHFVCCSECAPAMMKCPACKVIIQASVRAWLV